The Vitis vinifera cultivar Pinot Noir 40024 chromosome 18, ASM3070453v1 region TGTGTTTGCGTTATTGTCATAAATTACGGATATGAGCTTGAATTTGGGTTTAGGCTTTGTTtgaagggagaattatgttttagggGTAGATGGGCTAAATTAACAAAAGATCCATATAACTCtttaaattgagttgaaggatatgaaatagtaatggacaaatataccctttaagaacatatataaaatattttataaaattaagttaaataattttttttcaataatttttttttcaaaaatattaaattaaataaaaatagttttcaaaaatattaaattaaataatttttttttcaaaaatattaaattaattgttttttcaaaaatattaaattaaattaaagtatttaaaaaaatattaaattaaataaatttattttaaaaaaatattaaattaaataaatttattttaaaaaatattaaattaaataaaaaatattaaattaaataaaagtatttttcaaaaatattaatttttttctcaaaatcaataaagagcatttttggaaatactgaacaactcaattttcatacttttattGGGTCTTagactcaatttgaagagttacatggaccttttgttaatttaggGGTCCATCTACcctcaaaacataattctcccttgtTTCAATATCATATTTGGATTATTGATGAATTTAAGCCTAACTGAATTAATCTAAACTGTAATTTTGGGCTTGGACGTATGGATATTTTGTTTGGGCTTTGCATGTTAGAGCATTTTGGATTTGGGCTTCCACTCCCTATTTGATTTGGTCTGTGATACTTTGGATGAACTTGGGGTTACATTGGTACTGCACCCTAAGGGGTTcatttaatgaaattatttggataaatatttttccaaatgtatttttaaaataataaatttgaaatccaAACAACTTGCAAAGTCTTATTAATGAAATCGAAAAACCGTTCCACAAGccaaacaaatataatatttttttaataaatcagtGGAAAGTTGAAAAGGAGGTTGAGTGTAGGTATTGTTAACAACTTAACACTTAATATCATCCAATGAATTCGATCCTATTCAATACTAAAATTATCATTAAAgctaattatatttgattaaagtAACTGTTAAgagatttttttgtttaaacaaGGAGGATTGGATTGGACGGTTGTAAAGgatttaagaatttgttttcgCACCGCACAATcgctttattatgatttttatttttttgggcaGTCAAAGCACTTCGAAAATTTCAGTGATAAGGCCTAGGGTGAGGATGAATTGGGATGAGCCCAATTTCCCTAAGCTCCACGTCACTGATTATataaagacaaataaataatGACTTGAGAAGGAAGAGTTGAAAAGAGGTACGAAAGTAAAAGCAAAAGCGCGTTTTGTATGGTACGGTagttttgattgaatttcatCTGGACGTGTTCCATCTTAAAATAGTTGTTCAAAATGATTCATATCCTTTAGGCTGTTCCcgaaaaatgctaagaaaaggaaaaaaaaatgtgaaggaaaatagttttctttagtttggatgacatgaaaaataagatgaaaaaaaaatataaaggaaagtatgaaagaaaatattgtaatattttctttattattttccttaaaaaataaaaaggaaaataagggGAAAAGAGAAGAGCAAAGGGGGGGAAAATTTTGTCGGGGGATCTATTGTGcccattatttttttcaattctgcTCAGCCTCCTCTCCTTTAGGACTTCAAAGCACCTTGCTACTGTTAAAGGCCAGAAAGAATTTTATACAATCcagcaattttttttattttttttatttttaagaaaaaaccaaggcaatttttggaaattatttttgaaaacaatttttgaaacttgaattattcttaaccagttttttttaaatattttttactatactttaaatataatttttatatgtaatattttacttttttctattatttatcattatttttaaggtaatttttttaaaaataagtgaaagtaattcaaatatattatttaaaaatatcatattttgtgattttaagaaaatcattttatgtttttaaaaatataaaattattttctattttctaattattaaacttatttttttgatcttttattttagaaaacaagaaactgttttaaaaaataattcataaacaTAATTCGAAACTATATCTATCATTATTtcataatattgaataaaaataaaaataaataacacctagctaaaaaatgataaaatttaggtataaagtaataaaatacaaaattatgAAAACCGACTACACACATTAGACTTAATAATTGGTGGGGTATTATGTGCTCTTGGAACTCACCCAAAAAGTATCATTTTGGTGCTCTACTAGGACCTTCTTTTCAATAAAGGTGCATCAAAttaacccttttttttcttttcttttttttaatatatatatatatatatatatattgtgcgTGTAACATGCAGGATATAATAATCATTTCTCCATGTAAAAATATatgaacatattttatttttaaattttgatttctaaaatccttttaaattttttaagagcTTTTTATTAGCTATAAATGTtcccttgaaaataaaaaatagttatttactcatacattttatttgtattacatgaggaaaattttatacataaatcttataattattaataaaaaaaaataacagcaAAGACCTTTTATGAGCAATATTTTATGTCTAAAAATTCAcgtttttcaacaatttttttattggattaatttattttattattcaacaaattgatAACCATTTAAgacaaattgttgattttattttccttctatttttccttatattttttttttgtggttaaccaaataaaagaaaatgaattctttttttttttctcttaaattttccatggataaccaaacaagtgaaaaaattatattaatttcctaacctttttctttccttctatttttcctcccaattttctttctctcgcattttccgagaaccaaacagCCCCTTGATGTTTCAAATTATAGTTTTATTGCATTTTtataatcaatattttaaattaaattaaaaagtaagcAAGCAACATCTTATCGATGGTCGGCGGCACCACCAATCCATGACGGTGACTGATTAGTCTGACGGTATTTTAATCTGCTCTGCTCTAGAAGTTTCAGGATATCCCTGGAAGCCTAGAATGAGAAACTCGTTTTTTGTCGTTTAGTGTTCGAACCATGGAAGAAGTTTCCCCGACGCGCTGCCGCCACCGAGTTTTTTCAACAGATTTAAAACAGCCAACCGCCTACTGAATTCCAATCCATCCGACATCACACATATCTATCCCTTCCcccctctctctatatatatcctATCCATCTACAGGGTCTCATTAGGAAAATTTTCACTCTCAATTCATCTTATTCTTGCTTGGAGCGTGTAGGCAGAAAAGAGCTTAATTAGTTCGGTGCAATCACTTGAATCTGTTGGCGAAGGTTTCATTTACAAGCAAATAACGATGAGAAGAGAAGATACAGCAGCTTCTCCCGCTTGCAATTCGTCTCCAAAGTCTGGTTCTGGAAAATTATCCAGGAGAAAGGGAGCGGCATGCAGCCAGCTGCAACGGGTGTTCCGCTACTTTGACAAGAACGGGGACGGAAAAATATCTCCGGAGGAGTTGCAGAGTTGTGTAAGAGCAGTGGGAGGGGAGCTGTCAGCAAAGGAGGCAGAAGCGGCAGTGAAGTCATCGGACATGGACGGAGATGGGATGCTGGGAATGGAGGATTTTGAGATGTTGATGGAGGCAAACggagaggaggaggagaagacaAAGGACTTAAAGGAGGCATTTGGGATGTATGAGATGGAGGGGTCAGGATGCATCACGCCTAAGAGTTTGAAGAGAGTGCTGAGTCGACTGGGTGAGTCCAAGACCATTGAGGACTGCAAAGTCATGATTCATATGTTTGATATCAACGGAGATGGCGTCCTCAGCTTTGAGGAGTTCTCCGCTATGATGCGCTAGTCTTCTTCTTCACTCAATCCTTCTTCATCACCCACAGCCATGAGCCATCCACCATCTCGTAAAttcatttgtatatattttctaaactttaatatcttttcattttttggaaatGAATAAATCATGGGAACATGACTGTTGATCTTGTTGCCCTCCAATGCTTATAAACATCGACAATTCATGTCATTGTGTGGATGCTGCATCAATATTTCACAAAGTTTCTTCATCAGCTTCGCATTAAAGTTTCCATTGTacactctaaattagaaatgaCCAGCATCTTCATGCTCAAAATTAGATTCTCTTTGTTATCTGACCCACTTTCCTGTAAAAGGTGTTAAAATTATTCATGTCCAAAATCTTCAAAGAAAAATCCACCCTTTGAGAACAGTAGTAATGGGCATGGTACAGAAGCAGTCCAAGAAGAACACAGCACTAACATCTTAACTAGTGAAAAGGGCGGTTTATGACCACAACACCTCATttacatatataaaagaaaaacacaacTAATTTTATCATCTTATACTCCATTAAGGGTGACCACGACTTTGCGTGCAGTAGCACGGTCACGGTGCTCACACAGCCATATCCCCTGAAgcagaaaaggaggaaaaactTCAGCACTTCCTGATATAGACTAAGATCGTGGGAAAATTCAACACAACAAGAATCATTGTCgaaaaatcaaatcataatataatcaaatgaaaaaagaaaaaaagaaaaagaaaatgaggaaacgACAGAAACAGGATTCACAATTCTGCAACTTCATGCTTTAATATCAGGGTATTACCGCATTTCACACAATATTCTTATTCTACAACCCATCACTTCGATGAAACAGTAATTGCCTAGGGATATGCCATTCGTTGAATGGCTATATTGACATGCCAAACCACCCAGTATGATGCTGAAACATGGACAAGctgtaataatattttaaaatggttAATGAACTCAAACATCCAAATATGGGATTTCGCTTGTGGAGGAGATGGTGCATTCATACTAGTTGGCCACCTATTTAGTATAACCTCAAAAGGATGCAAAAACCTTCCAGTCCAATACAGAAGACACAGTAGCAGAAAGGAAGACGTTAACATGCAGTACAATGTAACAAAATTACTACTGTGACTTTGAGATTCCTTCTGAATGATGGAAACTTTCCCGACCAATTCCCAGCATTAACTGCTCATAAGACTACAAAAACCTTAAAATTAAGCTATTTCAATTGTAAAATAGGCTAATAGAATCCATTCTTCACCCAAGATCCTTCCATGAAAATCTACAATGTTGAAGCACACATTTATAgatatttatatcatatattataagTTAAGCCATGCTCCTGAGGCTTATGACATCTGCCTCACATCTTTGGCACCACACAAAATAATCCTGCGGAGTGTATACCTTTCCTTGGGCATACAGCTAAAACACAAATCCAGGTAACAAAATTCAAAGGTTAGTAACTTTCTTAGAACATGTGTCCATGTTCCAAGTTGTTTTTGACTTCTTGAGTTTACCAGTACAGGAGTATCTAAAGCAATAGGGTTTAAGACGCTATGCAAAGGCTCAATTTAAGCATGTTCTCCATTGGGAATTTTCATTGTAGCTCTTATGGCTACATAATAGTTTCTTCCAGCCTACACAGAATGAAACCACTTCTGTAACTTTGATGGATTAACATACTTGGGCttctatattttcttaaaacataAATTTCTTAAATACCTGCCAAGTTCCCATGTTTAGCTGTCCATCAGTAATTGGAATCCTGCACAACAATAAAAACCAAGTAAATGGTAATTTGGTAATGAAATtttatagacaaaaaaaaaaaaaaaaaaaaaaaaagccaaagaaaatgaaatcattaCGTGAGACTGCAACCAAACATTGAAGATTTGATGTGTGCTGGCATGTCATCCGGACCTGAAAAGGTTGCAGGGTTAGAATCAATTTTGTGGCAAACTTCTTATGAACAATTTCTCTTATTTGCTTtccttttttatcatttatctaATATTTGTCATTCCTTTCTTGAGTTTCACCCATGGCAAGTAAAATGCTTCCACCAAAATCCATGTTCattgacttaaaaaaataagaagtttaAAGCTTTGTACTGGTTGATAAGATTGATGAGATTTGGAAAGAAGTTCACAACACAGTCCTTGCAATACCTTctattgaggaaaaaaattccCTCAAAAATGGGTATGGAATGTTTAGATTGCCTCCCAAACACAAGTAGAAAGAGGGGCTTGATACaggaagttttaaaaaaatgtaaactgCTATTTTATGCATCCAAAAGCACCAGTGCAACATTCTGTGGTAAGGAGGACATGCAAAGAGGAAATAAACAAAGCATCGGGAAGTAAATACATTTCAAGTTTCACTTAGTATTGGATAGAGCATGAAAAAGGGCTCAATTTTTATCTTTCTGCTGCGATGGAGTAGCTTTGTTATTGTTGTTCTGGATTCGCTTTTCGGAACATGGTTTTACTATATCtcgatatttaaaaaaaaaaattatacataatatAGATTTACAATTTGCTTTTGCAATTGCATGAAAACTTGGTAACatgtaaatttaaatttgtttgggTGAATTTTAAGAAATGGGTTGATCTATtgaaaattacatatatatatatatatatatatatatatatttttttttgtttgataaccGTGGATGTCCGGGCCAGTTTACGCGCACCTCAACTAATCCTGTAGGGCCCTGAAGTTAACGATCGGgtaaatcttccagtggtcctGAGGGGCTTGAACTAgtgaccattggggagcaaacccaGGGCCggaccaactgagctacccctCGGGGTTGTGAAAATTACATATACATGTATAAGCAAATTATGAACAAGAATACATAGCTtagaataatataatatatctaGATAGGTAAAAAAGTAATGAAACCAAAATATCTTATGCTGTGAGAGAAATGATATTCccttaaagaaaatgatatttccaaATCCTAAATTGCTTCTAAATGCAAAATGAGAAATCAGAGATAACATCCAAGTGATTCAGGAAGGATTACAGGTATTTTCTAATGCTTAGAAGcatttttcatacaaaaattaAGCATTTggtatagttttaaaattactttt contains the following coding sequences:
- the LOC100247858 gene encoding putative calcium-binding protein CML19; its protein translation is MRREDTAASPACNSSPKSGSGKLSRRKGAACSQLQRVFRYFDKNGDGKISPEELQSCVRAVGGELSAKEAEAAVKSSDMDGDGMLGMEDFEMLMEANGEEEEKTKDLKEAFGMYEMEGSGCITPKSLKRVLSRLGESKTIEDCKVMIHMFDINGDGVLSFEEFSAMMR